The following are encoded in a window of Dioscorea cayenensis subsp. rotundata cultivar TDr96_F1 chromosome 16, TDr96_F1_v2_PseudoChromosome.rev07_lg8_w22 25.fasta, whole genome shotgun sequence genomic DNA:
- the LOC120279185 gene encoding LOW QUALITY PROTEIN: probable WRKY transcription factor 32 (The sequence of the model RefSeq protein was modified relative to this genomic sequence to represent the inferred CDS: deleted 1 base in 1 codon), producing MADPQPATGAPNPPQPEPVNPPSPSPDPPLPPPPSDPMPEPDRNPSGDPTPASDDVSVAPAVSAGCDSRSFQQLLAGAMAVPVVAVPCFIAPAALLESPGFAVRCFDSSGSFPQPVLSAISPVPLQQRPPAATESNANTTEADQPPSSEPKTPSARVIVKAASSDGYNWRKYGQKQVKSSDRSRSYYKCTNTDCLAKKKVEHCQDGRVTEITYRNVHNHDPPQKYRCSKEKGSQSVGAYGENENIDPPSGELNETDPTASKVEQNSGNETPEQQLHCSSDCEEDIAIKTEEDTGSEPDPKRRLTESAVPYSTPVLKTVKEPKVVVQTASDAGLVSDGYRWRKYGQKIVKGNPNPRSYYRCTHGGCPVRKHVERASEDAKAMVITYEGKHNHDLPTPKNSSDTTTSVLTIAGSATITAHLQSSDSVSDQKPSTESLQDTDGAITGKNALELGGEKALESAETLLSIGYNKKPGDGCR from the exons ATGGCGGATCCTCAACCCGCCACCGGAGCTCCGAATCCTCCCCAACCCGAACCCGTTAACCCGCCTTCCCCTTCCCCCGATCCTCCACTACCACCACCGCCATCCGATCCTATGCCGGAGCCCGATCGGAATCCCTCCGGTGACCCTACTCCTGCTTCTGATGATGTCTCTGTCGCCCCCGCCGTCTCCGCCGGCTGTGACAGTCGATCGTTCCAGCAGCTTCTCGCCGGCGCGATGGCTGTCCCTGTTGTTGCTGTTCCTTGCTTCATCGCTCCCGCTGCCTTGCTTGAGTCTCCGGGATTCGCGGTTCGTTGCTTTGATTCATCG GGCTCTTTTCCTCAACCTGTGCTATCTGCTATTAGTCCAGTGCCATTGCAACAAAGGCCACCAGCAGCAACTGAGAGCAATGCCAATACAACAGAAGCAGATCAGCCACCCTCATCTGAACCGAAA ACTCCGTCTGCTCGGGTAATTGTCAAAGCAGCCTCCAGTGATGGGTACAACTGGCGTAAGTATGGCCAGAAGCAGGTGAAGAGCAGTGATAGGTCCAGAAGCTATTACAAATGTACAAATACTGATTGTTTGGCTAAGAAGAAGGTTGAGCATTGCCAGGATGGCCGTGTCACTGAAATAACCTACAGAAACGTGCACAACCATGACCCGCCACAAAAATATAGGTGCTCTAAAGAGAAAGGATCTCAATCTGTTGGGGCTTATGGAgagaatgaaaacatagatcctCCAAGCGGAGAACTAAATGAAACAGATCCCACTGCATCTAAAGTGGAACAAAATTCTGGCAATGAAACGCCTGAGCAACAGCTTCACTGCTCAAGTGACTGTGAGGAGGACATAGCTATTAAGACCGAGGAAGATACCGGCAGTGAACCAGATCCAAAGCGGAG GCTTACTGAAAGTGCTGTGCCTTATTCAACTCCAGTGCTCAAAACAGTCAAGGAGCCTAAAGTTGTTGTGCAAACAGCATCTGATGCAGGTCTTGTCAGTGATGGTTACAGGTGGCGGAAGTATGGACAGAAAATTGTAAAAGGGAATCCTAATCCAAG AAGCTACTATAGGTGCACACATGGTGGATGCCCTGTTCGGAAGCATGTTGAAAGGGCTTCGGAGGATGCAAAAGCAATGGTTATAACTTACGAGGGCAAGCACAACCATGACCTGCCTACACCCAAAAACAGCAGTGATACGACAACTTCCGTTCTTACCATTGCTGGATCTGCTACGATTACTGCACATTTACAATCATCTGATTCCGTATCTGATCAAAAGCCTTCAACTGAATCTCTACAAGATACAGATGGAGCAATCACAGGCAAAAATGCACTCGAACTCGGAGGGGAGAAGGCATTGGAATCGGCTGAAACTCTTCTAAGTATCGGGTATAACAAAAAACCCGGAGACGGGTGTCGATGA
- the LOC120278935 gene encoding phospholipase D Z-like: MPHLRLVPGVLSSGDVLRWMAGNASRKLDIVAQYWELLAQPDDTRSGDFGYSADDIERFGAGVGRSVYRALEDAADRMVDIRILQHSGVYPDYTKESSALASGRSNVQNVTLELGDWWGSGIVHAKVWISDVKDIYIGSANNDWKSLTQVKEVGIYLTGCSPIANKLEIYFDNLWKLATLDPTGFTRTVWDEQWQANRTVPCWSHFIHYRQRCRSPLPHYVEVPHVTGYPILSDPFMFRIPLETPGCNSSTLIQYPSYLSFAPPELLFGKFLADEQAWLDTIKSVKLGGTIRMSSMDWLGQSQYLKQTVFWSSLSSAISEVIFSKNASVKILVAYWAHNIENTDQYLKSLLYSNVLCSSSKYNNCGGKVQIKYYKVPGYNKTGPAKSHGNLTGNVYPGYTRVNHGKYAVSDVRAHIGTSNLVWDYFYTTAGVSFGTYNPVIVSQLQDIFEADWTSPYAVQVEPLQGS; this comes from the exons ATGCCCCATCTCCGTCTCGTCCCCGGCGTTCTCTCCTCTG GGGATGTGCTTCGGTGGATGGCAGGGAATGCGAGCCGGAAGCTGGACATTGTGGCGCAGTACTGGGAGTTGCTTGCCCAGCCGGATGATACTAGGTCTGGAGACTTTGGGTACTCGGCGGATGATATTGAGAGGTTTGGAGCTGGCGTTGGTCGGAGTGTCTACCGGGCTTTGGAGGATGCGGCCGACAGGATGGTGGATATCAG GATTTTGCAGCATTCTGGAGTCTATCCTGACTACACAAAAGAGTCATCTGCTCTTGCTTCTGGAAGATCAAATGTGCAGAATGTGACCTTAGAACTTGGTGATTGGTGGGGATCTGGTATTGTCCATGCAAAAGTTTGGATATCTGATGTTAAAGATATTTATATTGGATCTGCAAACAATGATTGGAAATCACTAACCCAG GTAAAAGAAGTTGGGATCTACCTTACTGGTTGTTCTCCGATAGCCAATAAATTGGAGATCTACTTTGACAATTTGTGGAAGCTTGCAACTCTTGATCCAACAGGCTTCACAAGGACAGTCTGGGATGAGCAGTGGCAAGCTAATAGAACTGTCCCTTGCTGGTCTCACTTCATCCATTACAGACAAAGATGCAG GTCACCTCTTCCTCATTATGTTGAGGTCCCACATGTAACTGGATATCCAATACTATCAGATCCTTTCATGTTCCGCATACCACTCGAGACTCCTGGATGCAACTCTTCCACTTTAATTCAATATCCAAGCTATCTCTCATTTGCTCCACCAGAG cTGCTATTTGGGAAGTTCCTGGCTGATGAACAGGCATGGTTGGATACTATAAAATCTGTAAAACTGGGAGGAACTATCAGAATGAGTTCTATGGATTGGCTTGGGCAGTCACAGTATCTAAAACAAACTGTCTTCTGGTCATCCCTCTCATCTGCAATATCAGAg GtcatcttctccaaaaatgCATCAGTGAAGATACTAGTGGCCTATTGGGCGCATAACATTGAGAACACCGATCAGTATCTCAAGTCTCTTCTATACTCCAATGTTCTATGTTCATCTTCCAAGTATAACAATTGTGGCGGCAAAGTCCAAATCAAGTATTACAAGGTCCCAGGGTACAACAAGACCGGCCCTGCTAAAAGCCATGGAAATCTTACCGGAAATGTTTACCCTGGATATACTCGCGTTAACCATGGCAAGTATGCAGTTAGTGATGTACGCGCACATATTGGAACAAGCAATCTTGTATGGGATTATTTCTACACCACAGCAGGTGTAAGTTTCGGGACATACAATCCTGTCATCGTTTCGCAGTTACAAGATATCTTCGAAGCAGATTGGACTTCACCATATGCAGTTCAAGTTGAGCCATTACAAGGATCTTGA